The genomic window CCGGTCGGCCTGATCCTCGTTCCGGAGGGATAAGCGCCGTAAGTACAGGGTAACGAATGTGTTATATCTGGACAGGATTGGCGGCACTGGAGTTGACAGGCTATTGACAGTTACGGTGATACCCGGTATACTAAAGCCAATTGTCCCATTGATGGTACATTTGGACGCCGATGGTGATGAAGAAGGTGCTCGAAAACCTGGAGCCCGGTGGTCCGCCGTCGGAGTCGCCACGGTATCTGGCCCTCAAGGCCGATCTGCGGGATCAGATTCTGCGGGGGCGGATCGCCCAGGGGTCGCAGATTCCGCCGGAACATGAGTTGTGTCGGCGTTACGGGATTTCACGGAACACGGTTCAGCGGGCGGTGCGGGACTTGGTTCGCGAGGGTTTGGTCACGCGCCATCGCGGGCGCGGGAGTTTCGTGCGGTTTCGCCGCAGCGATCATCAGCAGACGCTGGTGGGCGTGCTGTGGCCACGGCACAGCGGGCGTCCGGGGGCGTACGAGGAAGTCTTGCACGGGGTCGAACGGGCGGCAGAGGAGGCTGGGTTCCATCTGACCACCGCGGACACCCGGAACGATCCGGTCCGCAGCATCGAGTTGGCGAAGCACTTCAATGAGAGCAAGACAGTTGGGGCGCTGTTTATTCCGACGCAGGGGCTGGATTGCGATCAGGTCAATCGCGAGGTGATCCGGACGCTGCGCGACGCTGGGCAACAGGTGGTCCTGATCGACACGGACCTCGACGGCGGTGAATCGTTGAGCAGCGTGGTGAGTCGCAACTTCGAGGGCAGCTATGCGGTGACGCGGCACCTGATCGGTCTGGGCTATCGGCGGATCGCCCACCTGCGCGGTCCGCACAACTCGACCACCGAGGAGCGGCTGGCGGGTTTTGCCGCGGCGGTCCGCGAAGCGGGGTTGGCGATTCGCCCGGAGTACACGTTGATGGTGGCGGCCCGCGACGTCGACGAGCAGGGCGTCCAGGAGGTCGACGTCTTTAAGGCGATGGCTGAGCCGCCTGAGGCGGTGGTGTGCATTCACGACCTGATCGCGTTGAACGTGCTTCGCCGATGCGCGGAGCGCGGCATTCGGGTGCCGGAGGACCTGGCGGTCGTCGGGTTCGACGATCTTCACCAGGCGCGGGTGTGCAGCCCGCCGTTGACCACGGTCCGCCAGCAGCTTTTTACGATGGGCAAACGGGCGATGGAAATTCTGGTCCAGCGGATACGCGGCGAGACGCCCGGGCCGGTCAAGGAACGGCTGGCCTGCGAACTGGTGGTCCGCCGGTCGTGCGGTGCGTATATCAATCAACAGGTGCAGACATGAGACGAGACGCTTGTGGAAAGACGGCCTTTACGCTGATTGAGCTTCTGGTGGTGGTGGCGATCATCGCGGTGCTGGTTTCACTGCTGCTGCCGGCTTTGAACGGTGCGCGTGCGCAGGCGCGGCTGGTGGCGGAGCAGAG from Phycisphaerae bacterium includes these protein-coding regions:
- a CDS encoding GntR family transcriptional regulator, coding for MVMKKVLENLEPGGPPSESPRYLALKADLRDQILRGRIAQGSQIPPEHELCRRYGISRNTVQRAVRDLVREGLVTRHRGRGSFVRFRRSDHQQTLVGVLWPRHSGRPGAYEEVLHGVERAAEEAGFHLTTADTRNDPVRSIELAKHFNESKTVGALFIPTQGLDCDQVNREVIRTLRDAGQQVVLIDTDLDGGESLSSVVSRNFEGSYAVTRHLIGLGYRRIAHLRGPHNSTTEERLAGFAAAVREAGLAIRPEYTLMVAARDVDEQGVQEVDVFKAMAEPPEAVVCIHDLIALNVLRRCAERGIRVPEDLAVVGFDDLHQARVCSPPLTTVRQQLFTMGKRAMEILVQRIRGETPGPVKERLACELVVRRSCGAYINQQVQT